One stretch of Methylopila sp. 73B DNA includes these proteins:
- a CDS encoding redoxin domain-containing protein yields the protein MTEILAKGAQAPDFTLHVTPDQTLSLSEFSGRRVVLAFYPADWSPVCGDQMSLYNHILPEFRRYGAELLGISVDGAWCHQAFARDRKLHFALLSDFEPKGAVAKSYSAYRETEGVAERALFVIDEKGIIAWSYRSPIAVNPGADGILDALEGLPATENKDGDAQGSRNIA from the coding sequence ATGACAGAAATCCTTGCGAAGGGCGCTCAGGCCCCCGACTTCACCCTTCACGTCACTCCCGACCAGACGCTCTCGCTCAGCGAATTTTCCGGTCGTCGGGTGGTGCTGGCCTTCTACCCGGCGGACTGGAGTCCGGTCTGCGGCGACCAGATGTCCCTCTACAACCACATCCTCCCGGAGTTTCGCCGCTACGGCGCGGAGCTGCTCGGCATCTCGGTCGACGGCGCCTGGTGCCATCAGGCGTTCGCCCGCGACCGCAAGCTGCACTTCGCGCTGCTGTCGGACTTCGAGCCAAAGGGCGCGGTCGCGAAAAGCTACTCCGCTTATCGGGAGACGGAGGGGGTGGCGGAGCGGGCGCTGTTTGTCATTGACGAGAAAGGCATAATCGCCTGGAGCTACCGCTCTCCGATCGCGGTGAATCCGGGCGCCGACGGCATTTTGGATGCGCTTGAAGGGCTGCCAGCAACGGAGAACAAAGATGGCGACGCTCAGGGTTCCCGTAACATCGCATGA
- a CDS encoding HdeD family acid-resistance protein gives MIKIQSVSPRVEAMNAVLADNWWAVALRGLFAVLFGVAAFAMPGAALLALVLVFAAYSLVDGVLNIVLAARGARKGERWGLLLLNGLFGVVVGVLTAFLPGVTVVAFVFMIGAWALVSGGLMLGTALSVKISHGRWILVVGGVASLIYGVLLFAAPLIGALVLTWWLAAYSLVLGVILIALAFQLRKHRGEHEPGQLAASA, from the coding sequence ATGATTAAGATCCAGTCCGTCAGCCCCCGTGTGGAGGCCATGAACGCCGTGCTGGCCGACAACTGGTGGGCGGTCGCGCTGCGCGGCCTCTTCGCCGTGCTGTTCGGCGTCGCCGCCTTCGCCATGCCCGGCGCGGCGTTGTTGGCTCTCGTGCTCGTCTTCGCCGCCTATAGTCTGGTCGACGGGGTCCTCAACATCGTGCTTGCGGCGCGCGGCGCACGAAAGGGCGAGCGTTGGGGGCTGCTTCTCCTCAACGGACTGTTCGGAGTGGTCGTCGGCGTCCTGACGGCGTTCTTGCCGGGCGTCACTGTGGTCGCCTTCGTCTTCATGATTGGGGCGTGGGCGCTGGTCTCCGGCGGGCTCATGCTTGGGACCGCGCTCAGCGTCAAGATAAGCCATGGACGGTGGATATTGGTGGTCGGCGGCGTCGCGTCGCTGATCTACGGCGTGCTGCTGTTCGCCGCGCCGCTGATCGGCGCGCTGGTGCTCACCTGGTGGTTGGCGGCCTATTCGCTGGTGCTGGGCGTGATCCTGATCGCCTTGGCCTTTCAGCTCCGGAAGCATCGCGGCGAACACGAGCCAGGACAATTGGCGGCGTCCGCCTGA
- a CDS encoding PRC-barrel domain-containing protein, with protein MSFATRSHHVGKSSDDISTSNHILSRRAASACVLSAAALICSGAADAVQAQVVRLVVVDIKAVAQGYQVSKLIGANVENDKKEKIGSLDDLIITKDRDLFAILQVGGFLGLGGHLVAVPYTSLNISDDGGSITLGGGSKEALGKLPEFQYKQ; from the coding sequence ATGTCATTCGCCACACGATCGCACCACGTCGGCAAATCTAGCGACGACATATCTACGTCCAATCACATCTTAAGTCGGCGCGCCGCCTCGGCTTGCGTCCTGTCGGCCGCGGCCCTGATCTGTTCGGGGGCCGCCGACGCCGTTCAGGCGCAGGTTGTTCGCCTCGTCGTTGTCGACATAAAAGCTGTCGCGCAAGGCTATCAGGTATCCAAGCTCATCGGCGCGAACGTCGAGAACGACAAGAAGGAAAAGATCGGGTCGCTGGACGATCTGATCATTACGAAAGACCGGGATCTGTTCGCCATTCTCCAGGTGGGCGGCTTCTTGGGATTGGGCGGCCACCTCGTCGCGGTTCCCTATACAAGCCTTAATATCAGCGATGACGGCGGCAGCATCACCCTCGGCGGCGGCTCGAAGGAAGCTCTCGGGAAGCTGCCGGAGTTCCAGTACAAGCAGTGA
- a CDS encoding DsbA family protein — translation MTLVEYGDYECPYCGAAQPVIERVQARFSRELRLVFRHFPLVEVHPHSGPAAETAEFAGGNGLFWSMHDALFANQRRLSVPLMIALASSLNLSTVALRDALASGLYAGKVRADFAGGVRSGVNGTPTFFINGARYDSPNGVFGLGEAIDRLLLATTR, via the coding sequence GTGACGCTGGTCGAGTACGGCGATTATGAATGCCCTTACTGCGGAGCGGCGCAGCCTGTCATCGAACGGGTCCAGGCGCGCTTCAGCCGCGAACTTCGCCTGGTCTTCCGGCACTTCCCTCTGGTCGAGGTGCATCCGCATTCGGGCCCGGCGGCGGAGACGGCGGAGTTCGCCGGCGGCAACGGCCTGTTCTGGTCGATGCACGACGCGCTGTTCGCCAATCAGCGCCGGTTGAGCGTGCCGTTGATGATCGCGCTGGCCTCCAGCCTGAACCTTTCGACTGTTGCGCTGCGCGACGCTCTCGCCTCCGGCCTCTACGCCGGAAAGGTCCGGGCTGACTTCGCTGGCGGCGTGCGCAGCGGCGTCAATGGCACGCCTACCTTCTTCATCAATGGCGCGCGTTACGACAGCCCCAACGGGGTGTTTGGACTTGGCGAGGCCATCGATCGGCTCCTCCTGGCGACGACGCGTTAG